GCAGGCGCAGCACGGTATGACGTCGTCTTCGACAACGCGGCGAGCCAATCGCTGGCCGCCACCCTGCAGGTCCTGACTCACGGGGGGATCCTGGTCCCGAACGCCGGCATGCTCGACCGCAGGTGGCTGGCCAACCTGCCCCGCCTGTTCGGCGCGGCGGCGTCGACGGTCGGAAGCCGCAAACGCGCCCGGTTCTCGCTGCAGGCATGGAGACCCGACGATCTGCTGACGCTCGGCGCGTGGATCGAGGTAGGCACGGTCTCGCCGGTCATCGAGAGGACCTACCCGTTGAGCGAGACCCCCGCTGCCGTCGCGTACGTCGGGGAAGGCCACGCCCGAGGGAAAGCGGTCATTACCGTCTGAGCGATCGAACGAACGAGGGCCCCGTTGTCAGTCGTCGAACATCGTTGTCGACCCGGGATCGAGCACCCCGCAGCCCGCGACTACAGGCCCGACCGTGCCCTGCATCCCCTTGCCAGGATGGAGATGAGCTCGTCAGGCAGCTGGGACGACAACCGAGGGCAGGCGCAGACCCTGGTTGCCGCGAGGCCTCACCCGTCGGCGAGGTCCATTCGCAGGTACTCTCTGATACCCAGCCATCTCGGAGGATGCTTCACCGTGTCCGGGAGGGCCGCCCACGCTTGGTCCTCGTCGACCAGTCGCGGGCTGGTGAGATCCACGTCCTCACCGCCGATCGTGAGGCGGGCGTGACCGGCGGCGAGCACGTTGCGGACCCAGTCTGACTCCGAGCCGTAGACCAGGATGAACAGGTAGCCGCGCTCGACGAGGTGCGCGTCGAGTGGTGTTCGGTAGGTCTTGCCCGAGGTCCGGCCGACGTGGGTTAGCACTGGGCGGTCGCCACGCTTGAGCTCCCACGGGTTGAACACCCGTTTGTTGATGTGCCTCCACCATCGTGGCATCGGCATGCTTGCGACTCCTCTACCGGATTCACGGTAAGCGGTTGCTGATCTCGCAGCGGTCATGGGCGCTGAGTCCGTTGACGACTACCGCCCATATCCACGGTTCTCGCTGTGGGTCGGAGAGCTCTCGTTCAGGTCGGCATGCGGCCGGTTTCGTAGGCCCAGATGGCGAGTTCGACGCGGTTGCGTGCTTCGAGCTTGCGCATGAGGGCGCTGAGGTGGGTCTTGACGGTGCT
The Actinomycetota bacterium DNA segment above includes these coding regions:
- a CDS encoding nitroreductase family deazaflavin-dependent oxidoreductase, encoding MPMPRWWRHINKRVFNPWELKRGDRPVLTHVGRTSGKTYRTPLDAHLVERGYLFILVYGSESDWVRNVLAAGHARLTIGGEDVDLTSPRLVDEDQAWAALPDTVKHPPRWLGIREYLRMDLADG